The following proteins are co-located in the Pochonia chlamydosporia 170 chromosome 6, whole genome shotgun sequence genome:
- a CDS encoding lipoprotein leucine-zipper domain-containing protein: protein MSSASRILFTSTTRALSARGFSTSTRRMADAPLPAKRPMGAFRGGLFGFLFGCVLSGSAVYTYLIQEYKASNDMLTEDIYTLQASVTRLTNYVKALEQKTQQKK from the exons aTGTCCTCCGCCTCAAGAATCCTCTTCACCAGCACGACCCGCGCCCTCAGCGCGCGCGGCTTCAGCACCTCCACGAGACGCATGGCCGACGCCCCCCTCCCTGCAAAACGGCCGATGGGAGCTTTCCGCGGCGG GCTCTTCGGCTTCCTGTTCGGGTGTGTCCTGTCCGGGAGCGCGGTCTACACGTACCTTATCCAGGAGTACAAGGCGTCGAACGACATGCTCACGGAGGATATCTAC ACGCTGCAAGCTTCGGTTACCCGCTTGACAAACTATGTCAAGGCCCTCGAACAAAAGACACAGCAGAAGAAATAA
- a CDS encoding threonine-tRNA ligase (similar to Coccidioides immitis RS XP_001248022.1) — MSSEQIDAPKAAEGAPAQSLPSRPAKQPKEKGAKGGKNAGLELPELPEYIQHRLDLFDKIKARQDAELAAKPREEITITLPNGKEEKGTSWETTPLIIAKGISKSLLERTVITKVDGELWDLTRPFEKSCKLELIDFESEEGKAVYWHSSAHILGEACERRYGCYLCNGPPTKDPPGFYYDMANMQGQVVAEEDKKALETIANSIIKEKQPFVRLEMTKDELLEMFKYSKYKEYFISQRVPDGTKSTVYRCGPLIDLCRGPHVPNTGNIKAFSVLRNSAAYWLGDSKNESVQRIAGISFPDKNSLAEYKKFLEEAAKRNHRKIGQDQKLFFWDEMSPGSTFWLPHGTRIYESLMALMKGEYRKRGFQEVMSPNMYKADLWKTSGHWNHYEENMFTFDVEKEKFGLKPMNCPGHCKIFAHSDITYKDLPWRMADFGVLHRNEFSGALSGLTRVRRFQQDDAHIFCTIAQIQEEIEGAFDFLYSVYGLFGFEFKLKLSTRPEKYIGDIAVWDMAESKLKQALDSFTQRIGAQWEENPGDGAFYGPKIDITVYDALRRDHQCGTIQLDFNLPKRFKLRYVQAKDEAPADGAGVEEDLPAGYARPVMIHRAVLGSFERMIGILTEHFAGKWPFWLSPRQVLVVPVMPAVNDYAKEVQQSCHDKGLFADVDLSSNTFQKKIRTGQLDQYNFIFVVGILRRVSAHGEMSMTDMRVCSWKDKKIPWLAMSLDKTNTFRTLTSYTLPPIQKLARANNFLFTLVSTVVGAEEAKSRTVNIRNRDDQATQAKGELIPLQEALDHMVKLKDERRLINKF; from the exons ATGTCGTCTGAACAAATTGATGCTCCCAAAGCGGCCGAGGGCGCTCCTGCGCAGAGTCTGCCCTCCCGTCCCGCAAAACAACCCAAAGAGAAGGGTGCCAAGGGCGGCAAGAATGCCGGTCTGGAG CTCCCCGAACTTCCGGAATATATTCAACACCGACTCGATCTCTTCGACAAGATCAAGGCGAGACAGGATGCCGAACTGGCTG CCAAGCCCCGCGAAGAAATTACAATTACACTTCCCAATgggaaggaggagaagggcaCCTCGTGGGAGACCACGCCTCTTATAATTGCCAAGGGGATATCGAAGTCACTTCTTGAGCGTACGGTTATTACCAAGGTTGATGGGGAGCTGTGGGATCTCACGAGACCTTTTGAGAAGAGCTGCAAGCTTGAGCTGATTGACTTTGAGAGCGAGGAGG GCAAGGCTGTTTACTGGCATTCTTCTGCACATATTTTGGGAGAAGCTTGTGAGAGACGGTATGGTTGCTATCTCTGCAATGGGCCGCCTACCAAGGATCCTCCTGGTTTTTATTATGACATGGCGAACATGCAGGG CCAAGttgttgctgaagaggacaagaaggCGCTTGAGACTATTgccaactccatcatcaaggagaagcaaCCATTTGTGCGTCTTGAAATGACCAAGGATGAACTGCTCGAAATGTTCAAGTACAGCAAGTATAAGGAGTATTTCATCAGCCAGCGTGTGCCTGATGGCACAAAGTCTACCGTCTACAGATGTGGTCCTTTGATCGATTTGTGCCGCGGACCGCACGTTCCCAACACTGGAAACATCAAGGCCTTTTCAGTTCTCAGA AACTCTGCCGCCTACTGGCTCGGTGATAGCAAAAACGAGTCCGTCCAGCGAATTGCTGGCATCTCGTTCCCCGATAAGAACTCCCTCGCTGAATACAAGAAATTCCTCGAGGAGGCGGCCAAGCGCAACCACCGCAAGATTGGCCAGGACCAAAAACTATTCTTTTGGGACGAGATGTCGCCCGGTTCTACCTTCTGGCTGCCGCATGGCACCCGTATCTACGAGTCGctgatggctttgatgaaGGGAGAGTACAGAAAACGTGGATTCCAGGAGGTCATGTCCCCAAACATGTACAAGGCTGATCTCTGGAAGACCTCTGGCCACTGGAACCACTACGAGGAGAACATGTTCACgtttgatgttgagaaggagaagtttGGGTTGAAACCCATGAACTGTCCTGGCCATTGCAAGATCTTTGCCCACTCGGACATCACGTACAAGGACTTGCCGTGGCGGATGGCCGATTTTGGTGTTCTTCATCGAAACGAGTTTTCTGGTGCTCTGTCCGGCCTCACGCGTGTGCGCCGTTTCCAGCAAGACGATGCTCACATTTTCTGCACCATTGCCCAG ATTCAAGAGGAAATCGAGGGAGCTTTCGACTTCTTGTACAGCGTGTACGGCCTGTTTGGCTTCGAGTTCAAGTTGAAGCTCTCTACTCGGCCAGAGAAGTATATTGGTGATATTGCCGTCTGGGACATGGCCGAATCCAAACTCAAGCAGGCTCTAGACTCTTTCACACAAAGAATTGGTGCCCAGTGGGAGGAGAACCCCGGCGATGGTGCTTTCTACGGCCCCAAGATCGATATCACCGTATACGACGCCTTGAGACGAGACCACCAGTGCGGCACGATTCAGCTAGACTTCAATCTGCCCAAGCGTTTCAAGCTCAGATATGTCCAAGCCAAGGACGAGGCACCTGCCGACGGCGCtggcgtggaggaggaccTCCCGGCGGGTTATGCCAGACCAGTCATGATCCACCGAGCCGTCCTCGGTAGTTTTGAGCGTATGATTGGTATCCTCACGGAGCATTTTGCAGGCAAGTGGCCGTTCTGGCTCAGCCCTCGCCAAGTGTTAGTCGTGCCTGTCATGCCTGCAGTCAACGACTACGCCAAGGAGGTTCAGCAGTCCTGTCACGACAAGGGCCTGTTCGCCGATGTCGatctcagcagcaacactTTCCAGAAGAAGATCCGCACGGGTCAGCTGGACCAGTACAACTTCATTTTTG TTGTCGGAATCCTCCGCCGGGTTAGTGCCCATGGCGAGATGAGTATGACAGACATGCGCGTCTGTTCTTGGAAGGATAAGAAGATACCCTGGCTTGCCATGTCTTTGGACAAAACAAACACCTTCCGAACTCTTACATCCTACACCCTCCCTCCTATTCAAAAGCTAGCACGTGCTAATAATTTTCTCTTTACTCTCGTGTCTACAGTCGTTGGAGCCGAGGAAGCAAAGTCACGTACCGTCAACATCCGTAACCGCGATGACCAGGCCACCCAAGCCAAGGGCGAGCTTATTCCCCTGCAAGAAGCCCTAGACCACATGGTCAAGCTCAAAGATGAGAGACGACTCATCAACAAATTCTag
- a CDS encoding WD domain-containing protein (similar to Cordyceps militaris CM01 XP_006672149.1) yields the protein MRLSCPSTEQSRSESDWSPQDEEGSQHSGNCAGVASPITDDGHEDDGIDTCGILTHTRQLTADPSTVMTAARPDNQIITSYNFEASLSSYHIPAYNPHQSHRSPTSEHYGEDSDEDMSDTEGGVSLSQVTSATNIEDHTVPDIVSAGVDYGQGEGSDHEYDFDGDLDLAAHHSDNDDPVPTQPFDPYLNFNGPPNFPVHLHTLYGAAYIMGTEFPSQAWAGANGPHGIVPVLDVDMTELDDATNALPPVQLSNPNPSIPGAENLGLLDFLRTWAYQGSFPDSPRCRPPHLHKVIKQAHAPVKEVNYSDLDGDDCDMQGLNWTTMETTRSNARATRYRTYKNYVNHQGSDVLTPHMDDESIPSSDSFFRFRRMNIRQDVHLAHFQLRNVLACPSRTHAYYPSPVGVNRTNTISRTTDVIMSIRDFPTMGAALSSLDAACGVLMGGTFGGDYYLKSLDCDDKTRFTEGQITSDFSGITNHIKIYRPRRSCGPVAAIASNDCGFRVMDIGTEHFISESMYPFALNCSALSPDHRLRVLVGDSSEALITNADTGEVLQKLAGHRDYGFACDWSEDGRTVATGFQDRGVKIWDARRWCNSSGISTPLCTIRSEMASVRGLRFSPLGSGKPILVAAEEADYINFIDAQTFASKQTIDVFGEIGGIAFANDGQDINILCCDKHRGGLLQLERCGRRPEPLLENLEHHRLPRYRYLAEDDEAQFEDKWARSRRSAFYDKTLEPF from the exons ATGCGCTTGTCCTGTCCGTCAACGGAACAGTCTCGCAGCGAGTCGGACTGGTCGCCGCAGGATGAAGAAGGTTCTCAACATTCCGGGAACTGCGCTGGAGTTGCTTCTCCCATTACCGACGACGGCCACGAAGACGACGGCATTGACACTTGCGGCATTTTGACACATACTCGACAGCTAACCGCTGACCCGAGCACGGTCATGACAGCTGCCCGACCGGACAACCAAATCATTACATCATACAACTTTGAAGCGAGCCTCTCTTCCTACCATATTCCTGCCTATAACCCCCACCAGTCGCACCGGTCGCCAACCTCAGAGCATTACGGCGAAGACAGCGATGAGGACATGAGCGATACCGAAGGCGGCGTCTCCCTCAGTCAAGTTACGTCTGCGACCAATATCGAAGACCATACCGTCCCAGATATCGTTAGTGCTGGTGTCGACTACGGCCAAGGCGAAGGCAGCGACCACGAGTACGACTTCGACGGTGATCTTGACCTTGCCGCCCACCACTCGGACAACGATGACCCTGTTCCGACCCAACCTTTCGATCCCtatctcaacttcaacggCCCGCCAAACTTTCCTGTACACCTGCATACCCTTTACGGGGCTGCATATATCATGGGGACTGAATTTCCTTCCCAGGCATGGGCTGGCGCAAATGGCCCTCATGGCATTGTTCCCGTACTAGACGTGGACATGACAGAATTGGACGATGCCACGAATGCGTTACCGCCTGTCCAACTCAGCAACCCCAATCCAAGTATTCCCGGAGCCGAAAATCTTGGTCTACTTGATTTCCTCCGCACCTGGGCTTATCAGGGCAGCTTTCCTGACAGCCCTCGATGTCGTCCACCGCATCTCCACAAAGTAATCAAACAAGCCCACGCACCGGTGAAGGAGGTCAATTATTCAGATCTTGATGGCGATGACTGTGATATGCAAGGCTTGAACTGGACGACAATGGAGACCACCCGGAGCAACGCGAGAGCAACACGCTATCGCACCTACAAAAACTACGTCAATCATCAAGGATCCGACGTTTTGACG CCGCACATGGATGATGAGTCTATTCCTTCATCTGACAGCTTCTTCCGCTTCAGAAGAATGAATATTCGACAAGACGTTCACCTAGCGCACTTCCAGCTCCGGAATGTCTTGGCCTGCCCTTCAAGAACACACGCGTATTATCCCAGCCCTGTGGGTGTGAATAGGACCAACACAATTTCACGCACAACCGACGTCATCATGAGCATTCGAGACTTTCCCACAATGGGCGCCGCATTGTCAAGCTTGGATGCTGCTTGTGGTGTATTGATGGGTGGAACTTTTGGCGGCGATTATTATCTTAAATCCCTAGATTGTGACGACAAGACAAGGTTCACCGAAGGTCAAATAACATCAGACTTTAGCGGCATCACCAACCACATAAAGATTTACCGGCCGCGACGTTCCTGCGGCCCTGTGGCAGCCATCGCCAGTAACGATTGTGGATTTCGAGTCATGGACATTGGTACGGAGCACTTTATTTCAGAGTCGATGTATCCATTTGCTCTCAACTGCTCAGCATTATCACCGGATCACCGCCTTCGCGTGCTTGTAGGTGACAGTTCCGAGGCCCTCATTACAAATGCAGACACTGGGGAGGTGTTACAAAAGCTTGCCGGACATCGGGATTACGGCTTCGCCTGCGATTGGTCTGAAGATGGGAGGACGGTAGCAACCGGCTTCCAGGATCGTGGCGTCAAGATATGGGATGCACGGCGATGGTGCAACTCAAGTGGTATTAGCACGCCGTTGTGTACCATCCGATCAGAGATGGCAAGTGTGCGAGGGTTACGATTTTCACCCCTGGGCAGTGGCAAACCGATCTTAGTCGCCGCCGAGGAAGCGGATTACATCAATTTCATCGATGCCCAAACATTTGCCTCGAAGCAGACAATTGACGTTTTTGGCGAGATTGGCGGGATCGCATTTGCAAATGACGGGCAAGATATCAATATTTTATGCTGCGATAAGCACCGCGGTGGTCTGCTGCAGTTGGAACGTTGCGGGCGTCGGCCGGAGCCGTTGCTCGAGAATCTGGAGCACCACCGATTGCCACGATATCGATATCTGGCggaagatgacgaagcacAATTTGAGGACAAATGGGCTCGCAGCCGTAGATCGGCTTTTTATGACAAAACGCTGGAGCCATTCTAG